From a single Capsicum annuum cultivar UCD-10X-F1 chromosome 12, UCD10Xv1.1, whole genome shotgun sequence genomic region:
- the LOC124889563 gene encoding flowering time control protein FY-like has protein sequence MARSPVRVVTIYLKEVVSAASGEKLDDIFELPSDDSKDDDFNPENPDVKKNDSEVEASSDESTIKVWDFTSCQEERSLSDGKDNLVKLWDAKSGEELSSFHGHKNIVLCMKWNQNGNWILSASKDQIIKLYDIRAMKDLESFHGHQNMTLLSWHPFHEEYFVSRSYDGSIFHWLVGHEAPQVEITNAHETGVWDLSWHPIGYLLCSGSNDQTTNFWCRKRPGDSARDNSI, from the coding sequence ATGGCCAGgtccccggttcgggtcgtgacaatatatCTCAAGGAAGTTGTTTCTGCTGCGTCTGGGGAGAAGCtagatgatatttttgaactTCCATCTGATGACTCAAAGGATGATGACTTCAACCCTGAAAATCCAgatgtaaaaaaaaatgattccGAAGTTGAGGCCAGTTCTGATGAATCTACCATTAAAGTATGGGACTTCACAAGCTGCCAAGAAGAGCGCTCATTATCTGATGGAAAAGATAATCTTGTTAAACTTTGGGATGCTAAGTCAGGGGAGGAGCTTTCGTCATTTCACGGGCATAAGAATATCGTTCTCTGCATGAAGTGGAATCAGAATGGTAACTGGATCCTTTCTGCTTCCAAGGATCAAATTATCAAGCTTTATGACATAAGGGCTATGAAGGATCTTGAGTCGTTCCATGGGCATCAGAACATGACATTATTGTCCTGGCATCCGTTTCATGAAGAATATTTCGTCAGCAGAAGCTATGATGGTTCAATATTTCATTGGCTTGTGGGGCATGAAGCTCCTCAAGTAGAAATTACAAATGCACATGAAACTGGTGTGTGGGATCTTTCATGGCACCCAATTGGTTATCTCCTTTGCAGTGGAAGCAATGATCAGACAACAAATTTCTGGTGCAGAAAAAGGCCTGGCGACTCCGCTCGTGATAATTCAATTTAG